A part of Eschrichtius robustus isolate mEscRob2 chromosome 20, mEscRob2.pri, whole genome shotgun sequence genomic DNA contains:
- the RAMP2 gene encoding receptor activity-modifying protein 2, producing the protein MASLRAERAAGGPRLPATGAGRPAALRLLLLLGAVLKPQESLAQLLPTPDGFKSEGKTVEEKYETNVLRCWDDYKVHMDSIEKDWCDWALISRPYSILRDCLERNAEEFGLGFPNPWAEQIIFETHQIHFANCSLGQPPFSDPPEDVLLAMIIAPICLIPFLVTLVVWRSKDSEAQT; encoded by the exons ATGGCCTCGCTCCGGGCGGAGCGCGCTGCCGGCGGCCCGCGGCTCCCTGCGACCGGCGCCGGGCGACCGGCAGCGCTCCGCCTCCTCCTGCTGCTGGGCG CTGTCCTGAAGCCCCAGGAGTCCCTGGCTCAACTTCTTCCCACCCCAGACGGCTTCAAGTCAGAAG GAAAAACAGTGGAGGAGAAGTATGAGACAAATGTCCTACGTTGCTGGGATGATTATAAAGTTCACATGGACTCTATCGAAAAGGATTGGTGTGACTGGGCCCTCATTAGCAG GCCTTACAGCATCCTTCGAGACTGCTTGGAAAGGAATGCAGAAGAGTTTGGCCTGGGCTTCCCCAATCCCTGGGCGGAACAGATCATCTTTGAGACTCACCAGATCCACTTTGCCAACTGCTCCCTGGGGCAGCCCCCCTTCTCAGACCCCCCAGAGGATGTGCTCTTGGCCATGATCATAGCCCCCATCTGCCTCATCCCCTTCCTCGTCACCCTTGTGGTGTGGAGGAGTAAAGACAGTGAAGCCCAGACCTAG